A single region of the Plantactinospora soyae genome encodes:
- a CDS encoding rhamnulokinase, which produces MTSPPSPAAPTAVAAVDLGAASGRVMLAEVDRDGVTLTEVHRFANEPVRLLDTLHWDVPRLYAETLTGIRAALARRPDLASIGIDSWAVDYGLLDSTGALVGNPVHYRDGRTDGIPDRVVGALGADYLYDTTGLQLLPFNTLFQLSAELGTPALDRAETMLLVPDLLGYWLTGVAGSEVTNASTTQLLDVRTRQWSSDLIGRAGLPARLFGPLRQPGDPAGELRAAVREAVGTDRPVPVTAVGSHDTASAVAAVPAENDRFAYISCGTWSLVGVELPEPVLSPASRAANFTNEAGVDGTVRYLRNVMGLWLLQESLRVWRSQGLAVDLTELLAAAARQPALAAVVNPDDPEFLPPGDMPARLARACARQGQPVPDGPAALTRCILDSLALAHRAAVRQAARLSGREVEVVHIVGGGARNELLCQLTADACGLPVVAGPVEATALGNALVQARALGVLSGGLAELRALLRRTGSTRVHRPAAGDGTDWSAAAKRAGIVDE; this is translated from the coding sequence ATGACGTCCCCGCCCTCGCCGGCCGCCCCGACGGCGGTGGCCGCGGTCGACCTCGGCGCGGCCAGTGGCCGGGTGATGCTGGCCGAGGTCGACCGGGACGGGGTGACCCTGACCGAGGTGCACCGGTTCGCCAACGAGCCGGTACGGCTGCTCGACACGCTGCACTGGGACGTACCCCGGTTGTACGCCGAGACCCTGACCGGGATCCGGGCGGCGCTGGCCCGCCGACCCGACCTGGCCAGCATCGGCATCGACTCGTGGGCCGTCGACTACGGGTTGCTGGACTCCACCGGCGCCCTGGTCGGCAACCCGGTGCACTACCGGGACGGGCGTACCGACGGGATCCCGGACCGGGTGGTCGGGGCGCTCGGCGCCGACTACCTCTACGACACGACCGGGCTGCAACTGCTGCCGTTCAACACCCTGTTCCAGCTCAGCGCCGAACTCGGCACCCCGGCGCTGGACCGGGCCGAGACGATGCTGCTGGTTCCCGACCTGCTCGGGTACTGGCTCACCGGTGTCGCGGGCAGCGAGGTCACCAACGCCTCCACCACCCAGCTGCTCGACGTGCGTACCCGGCAGTGGTCCTCGGATCTGATCGGACGGGCCGGTCTGCCGGCCCGGTTGTTCGGACCGCTGCGCCAGCCGGGCGACCCGGCCGGGGAGCTGCGGGCGGCGGTCCGGGAGGCGGTCGGCACCGACCGGCCGGTGCCGGTGACCGCGGTCGGCTCGCACGACACCGCCTCCGCCGTCGCCGCGGTACCGGCCGAGAACGACCGGTTCGCCTACATCTCCTGCGGCACCTGGTCGCTGGTCGGGGTCGAACTGCCCGAGCCGGTACTCTCCCCGGCAAGTCGGGCGGCCAACTTCACCAACGAGGCCGGGGTGGACGGAACCGTCCGCTACCTGCGCAACGTGATGGGCCTCTGGCTGCTCCAGGAGTCGCTGCGGGTGTGGCGGTCGCAGGGGCTCGCCGTCGACCTGACGGAACTGCTGGCCGCCGCCGCCCGGCAGCCGGCGCTGGCCGCCGTGGTCAACCCGGACGACCCGGAGTTCCTGCCGCCAGGCGACATGCCGGCCCGGCTGGCCCGGGCGTGCGCCCGGCAGGGTCAGCCGGTGCCGGACGGACCGGCCGCGCTGACCCGGTGCATCCTGGACAGTCTGGCGCTGGCCCACCGGGCCGCGGTACGGCAGGCGGCGCGGCTCTCCGGCCGGGAGGTCGAGGTGGTGCACATCGTCGGCGGCGGTGCCCGCAACGAGCTGCTCTGCCAACTCACCGCGGACGCCTGCGGGCTGCCGGTGGTGGCCGGTCCGGTGGAGGCGACCGCACTGGGTAACGCCCTGGTGCAGGCCCGCGCGCTCGGAGTGCTGTCGGGTGGGCTGGCCGAGCTGCGGGCCCTGCTGCGGCGTACCGGCTCCACCAGGGTCCACCGGCCGGCGGCCGGGGACGGGACCGACTGGTCGGCGGCGGCGAAGCGGGCCGGCATCGTCGACGAGTAG